From a single Leptidea sinapis chromosome 1, ilLepSina1.1, whole genome shotgun sequence genomic region:
- the LOC126966468 gene encoding uncharacterized protein LOC126966468 isoform X4 produces the protein MPPKKNLRKLATSPHERKVTCMKAKRSPKVSQINTSNQDNVMNELKITKGNAGRRKVILRKELVKNEFKIENDTAESNEIYNIGSKDMTTPQAPATKYRKFVKKKCENNGQTVMCELKITKANTGSRKVIVREELVKNEFKIESDTAESNEIYNSASVAMTTPQAPATKCRKYAKKKCEDNGNNVMCELKITKGKAGRRKVIVRKKLVKNEEKIENDAAESNEINNTGSIEMITPQPPATKHRKYVKKKCKNNGKKAKQGKHLSILKMTRSKSGRRNLEKNEVKIDNGAEITNNINNTGAFEMATLPPPATQTRKYVKKKCGPENNGKNALDRLRDELETVSNISVQPVYFKEDMYPQDNLLQKELSQNEKKFKVSCEDIKKRLKSLTNEVLNIDEQTNPLINSTVFVPINDKNNNDGQDLGADNPNETTQTSLNDSETENNNKIVLNLSQKNDEDVDNDDGDTISLYAESITAFETNTKPSTYLANIKSAVLEEYVPKPISTQFKTPKPIIYNPTKKIELKEQSLTRTNTIRVCEKHNADSTSLQNGFESFENRSLPNLFSNILSNQEEITFRNQIDDNQPLLMRRLYKPTDLLKSTIFTGVCIFYNVSKCKKSICNYPHTVVSFEHVKKQLIFLSRETFIEEYLLLRKTPKLMQRYGLFYVDECIRRNLSGFLVEMAMDFIMWISDLDISKKLMGREAIERMLLYLNHIELSVCADILKLSMTPKSLLCEEFLAVIATTQNFSRFRTVFVNLTKLICNTKRTFSNQIVLQIMERICILPYELSLARTLIEMFRYSDRSIFQNDMIGNFEKKMLKENSNLYSAFIDLKNGATSLVDPVNVTEEEAQPSVQLEKDVRCSPDTTILDYLSKSLEDTNRKPNTSVSIVSGCSGVSPSNQICPPPIWGPRQRNIQPWYTPGPSTPFNNVRIVRPGYSKVLPHRLDQKKVKNRRNGPYY, from the exons ttatGAATGAGCTTAAAATTACAAAAGGGAATGCTGGAAGGAGAAAGGTGATATTGAGGAAGGAACTGGTGAAAAATGAATTTAAGATCGAAAATGATACAGCAGAatcaaatgaaatttataatattgggTCTAAAGATATGACAACTCCGCAGGCCCCTGCGACCAAATAcagaaaatttgttaaaaagaaaTGTGAAAATAATGGACAGACTG TTATGTGTGAGCTGAAAATTACAAAAGCGAATACTGGAAGCAGAAAGGTGATAGTGAGGGAGGAACTAGTGAAAAATGAATTTAAGATTGAAAGTGATACAGCAGAatcaaatgaaatttataatagTGCTTCTGTTGCAATGACAACACCGCAAGCACCTGCAACCAAATGTAGAAAATATGCTAAAAAGAAATGTGAAGATAATGGAAATAACG TTATGTGTGAGCTGAAAATTACAAAAGGTAAAGCTGGAAGGAGAAAGGTGATAGTGAGGAAAAAACTGgtgaaaaatgaagaaaaaattgaaaatgatgCAGCAGAATCAAATGAAATCAATAATACTGGTTCTATTGAAATGATAACCCCGCAGCCGCCAGCAACCAAACAcagaaaatatgttaaaaagaaatgtaaaaataatggaAAGAAAg CTAAGCAGGGTAAACACTTGTCTATATTGAAAATGACAAGAAGTAAAAGTGGAAGGAGAAACTTGGAGAAAAATGAAGTAAAGATTGATAACGGCGcagaaataacaaataatataaataatactggtGCTTTTGAAATGGCAACACTGCCGCCTCCAGCGACACAAACTAGgaaatatgttaaaaagaaaTGTGGCCCTGAAAATAATGGAAAGAATG CATTAGACAGATTAAGAGATGAGTTGGAAACTGTGTCTAACATTAGTGTGCAACCGGTTTATTTTAAAGAAGACATGTATCCTCAAGATAATCTTCTCCAAAAAGAATTATCacagaatgaaaaaaaatttaaagtgtcatGCGAAGATATAAAGAAGCGATTAAAGTCGTTAACAAATGAAGTTCTGAATATAGATGAACAAACAAATCCATTAATTAACAGCACAGTATTTGTACCCATAAATGATAAGAATAACAATGATGGTCAGGACCTTGGAGCAGACAATCCCAATGAAACCACTCAAACATCATTAAATGACAGTGAAACTgaaaataacaacaaaatagtattaaatttatcacaaaaaaatgatgaagatgttgataatgatgatggAGACACTATTTCTCTGTATGCTGAAAGTATAACAGCATTTGAGACAAATACTAAACCTAGTACTTATTTGGCAAACATAAAATCTGCTGTTCTAGAAGAGTATGTTCCGAAACCGATAAGTACACAGTTTAAAACACCAAAACCCATTATCTATAATCCCACTAAAAAGATTGAGTTGAAAGAACAATCTCTTACACGTACAAATACCATAAGAGTTTGTGAAAAACATAACGCAGATTCAACCTCTCTTCAAAATGGTTTTGAATCTTTTGAGAATAGAAGTTTGCCAAATTTATTCTCTAATATATTAAGCAATCAAGAAGAAATTACTTTTCGAAACCAGATTGATGATAACCAACCTCTTCTAATGCGAAGGCTATATAAACCCACCGATCTTCTTAAATCTACAATTTTTACAGGGGTGTGCATATTTTATAATGTGTCTAAATGTAAGAAAAGTATTTGTAACTATCCCCACACGGTTGTAAGCTTTGAGCATGTTAAAAAAcaactaatttttttaagtagagAAACATTTATTGAAGAATACTTGTTATTAAGAAAAACGCCTAAGTTAATGCAGCGGTACGGGCTATTCTACGTCGACGAGTGCATTCGACGTAATCTTTCTGGATTTCTAGTTGAAATGGCAATGGACTTTATAATGTGGATTTCGGATCTGGACATATCAAAGAAACTGATGGGGAGGGAGGCGATTGAAAGAATGTTGCTATACCTTAATCATATTGAATTAAGTGTATGTGCTGATATACTTAAATTGTCCATGACTCCTAAATCACTGTTATGTGAGGAATTTTTGGCAGTGATTGCAACTACACAAAATTTTTCACGATTTAGgactgtttttgttaatttaacaaaactaaTATGTAATACAAAAAGAACTTTCAGTAATCAAATTGTGCTACAAATAATGGAGCGAATTTGTATTTTGCCTTATGAGCTGTCTTTGGCCCGGACATTAATTGAAATGTTTCGCTATTCAGATCGTAGTATTTTCCAAAATGACATGATTGGAAATTTcgagaaaaaaatgttaaaagaaaatagCAATCTGTATAGTGCttttattgatttgaaaaaCGGTGCTACGTCTTTGGTGGATCCAGTGAATGTTACCGAAGAGGAGGCTCAACCAAGTGTGCAGCTGGAGAAGGATGTGCGGTGTTCTCCAGACACAACTATACTGGATTATTTG AGCAAATCTTTAGAGGATACAAATCGCAAGCCCAATACGAGTGTGTCTATTGTATCTGGTTGTTCTGGGGTCAGTCCATCTAATCAGATATGTCCACCACCAATATGGGGGCCCAGACAAAGAAACATCCAACCATGGTATACACCAGGACCAAGCACTCCATTCAACAATGTGAGAATAGTGCGGCCAGGATATTCCAAAGTCTTGCCTCATAGGTTAGACCAGAAAAAG GTGAAAAACCGAAGAAACGGTCCATATTATTAG